From Hydra vulgaris chromosome 07, alternate assembly HydraT2T_AEP, a single genomic window includes:
- the LOC136082792 gene encoding uncharacterized protein LOC136082792, with amino-acid sequence MSPRKNKIWRYFQKTSDGAECKACKKSLKKKAGNTSGPHRHLEIKHSQDYVEYYEKTDNSLLPPPKKKQRTMVEMLEIKSKYDKDNSIQKQFDSAMLDYFCTDLASFSAVKGRGFKKLFDIANPKLSLLHRKTYSRKLSIRSREVQAGMKSIITEITPNLKSAAFSSDLWTSRAQDSNISWIFHAIDENWRLHHWTPHVQQFPGRHTGILIEKSWILS; translated from the coding sequence ATGTCACCgagaaaaaacaaaatctggagatattttcaaaaaacaagtgACGGTGCTGAATGCAAGGCGTGCAAAAagtctttgaaaaaaaaagctggaAACACAAGCGGACCTCATCGTCACCTCGAAATAAAACACAGCCAAGATTACGTTGAGTATTATGAAAAAACTGACAACTCTCTTCTTCCTCCTCCTAAGAAGAAACAACGAACCATGGTCGAAATGCTTGAAATAAAGTCCAAATATGACAAAGACAATTCTATTCAAAAACAGTTTGACTCTGCAATGCTGGATTACTTTTGCACTGATCTGGCATCCTTTTCAGCAGTCAAAGGAAGAGGTTTCAAGAAATTGTTTGACATTGCAAACCCTAAACTGAGCCTTCTTCACAGAAAAACATATTCAAGAAAGCTTTCAATTCGGTCAAGAGAAGTTCAAGCTGGAATGAAGAGCATAATAACGGAGATTACGCCAAATCtaaaaagtgctgcattttctTCTGACCTTTGGACTTCTAGAGCTCAGGACAGCAACATCTCTTGGATTTTTCATGCTATTGACGAAAATTGGAGACTACATCACTGGACACCCCATGTCCAACAGTTCCCAGGCAGACACACAGGTATCTTAATTGAGAAAAGCTGGATTCTTTCATAG